In the Populus trichocarpa isolate Nisqually-1 chromosome 1, P.trichocarpa_v4.1, whole genome shotgun sequence genome, ctATATAATCTTTGTTGACAAGTTAGGATTTTtaatgaccataatattagatggcgactccttaaacaagatctTTCtgtattaaagaataaaatgtctgaaatttatttttttttatttttaaaaccgtCAATGTCGAGtataacaattttaattataaaatttatcttgaaaaacaaaatttaatctacattaataaatttaataacaatactaaataattcttcaaatataaaccttttcttttaggttTGCAAAAAATTTGGTCCTGTCAGCGTGGCGTAAATCTATAAACTAGTGTGTGTGTAAATTTCCGATGGCGAATTACTTGACTCGATGGATATGGGAAGGGACCACTGACTTGAGCACGAAATCAATGTTGAGTCAACAATCATCGGGAGCCAAGCGAGATCGAGACCCGTCGTATAGGTTGGGGGAAAAACAAAGCCCTTAGGGTAGGGGGCCGTCGTGCCTGCGCTTCCTTAAATGCCGGCTAGCTTTCACATGTACTTATTTTGATCTTTCCTCAGCTATATTTATATGTTTCACCATCAATTATATATTGTGGCCAGCACCTGTACAGAGGAGCAAGACACTTCTAACTTCTAGATCTGTATATTGTAGGTCCTCGTGATGGGTTTTCTGATTGATAATTTGGCAGTTAATTTCATCGATTGACAAAGTTATACAGGTTAGAAAAATGGGGTTCGAGTTTCAAAATCTCTGAAGGGACACAATATCAGGTGCAGGGACCCTAGAGTATAATCACACATGAACTATCAATATTGGCTACAAGAGGCCACCTTCGCAGGCAGGTTTCAAGGATCATGCAACTGGTTGAGCAAGAGGATTACTTGTAGACCGATTCTTAATGGTCAATCAAAGCAGTCGATTGGttaccattttgaaaaacagaAAACATCTATGcgtaaacaataattttttaatattttaattgaagtttgtttttgaattcaaaatttgaacaaaaatatatattttatgaatatacattaacaataattttttgatattttaattgaagtttatttttgaattaaaaaattagataaaaatatatattttgattcataaaatatatttgaaagaaaaaattcataaaattataatttttgcgTGAAACGATTGACCGGTTCATGCAACTGGATCAACCGGCCGACCAGTTGagcaaaaaaattgacaatgagACTACATTTTAAGTTGTCGTATTTCAGAAGCTCAACATATTTAAATGTCACTATTTTGAAATGCAATAATTATCCTGTCGTGCTTAATAATAGCAATATTTAGTAGATATAGCGTTTTAGAAGCGCAATGTGttatttcactaatttttttttaaataatgttatcTGCAAAAACTTTTAACTTATTTTGCTAGTTTTCTTAACAAAATcagatttctttcattttacaAAATCGGATAGAAATGAACACCCACAAATCAAAGACTAAAGACAAGCAAGCTATGTATATCATGTGACCATGTCAACAATCAAGGTTATGGTTGCCACTACAACATGGGATGGCGCAACCATCAAAAAGGTCAATTTTATgtgcttttatttaatttttcaagtcaGGGTCAAGTCTAGCTTTAAAACCTTGGGGTACATTTCagtatttaaaattttctgCAAATTTTATAGGTTTAGGCTTATTTTAGcagtaataaaatattaatcttttttgtttagGACTTTACTATtctaaatacatataaaagtaattttttattttgaaatttttaggtggtggtccagtggtaagagtttgggaccaagagatttgctccctctgggtctcaggttcgagccttgtggttgcttatatgatggccactggaggcttacatggtcgttaacttcaggacccgtgggattagtcgaggtgcgcgcaagctggctcggacacccacgttaaactaaaaaaaacaaaaagacaagCAAGCTGAAATGAGTAGCATGGAGAGAAACACAGCAGATAAATAAGAATTCCCAGCACACGAAAAGAACAGCAGTAAGGTGATAATCAGTCCACagaacaaggaaaggaaaaaatggGAGTTGGATAGTCGAATTTTGGGGACCAGCCCCGTCACTGTCCCCGATCACACtgcatgaacaagaaaaattgGAGGCAACTGAACAGCGGACAAGATGTTGCTTCGAGTAATTATGATCAACCTAGCTCTCTACTAAAATAAGCAAGAGTTATATCAAAATGTGCCcttacaaaaatcaattctgaATCTAAGAGATATATGCGGATAAGAGTGCTGGGATTACCATCGTTCCGGAACAAACCAAATCTTTGTGGCACAATTAAAAATGTCACAAATTTTTTGTTCATCTTATCAGTTTATTACACGATCAGAATTATCAAAATTACTTAAAGTACCAATCTCCATCATCGAACCAAAGCGGCGCAATGTGGAAATTTATATTGCTTTCAGATTTTTTTGGAAACCTTGATTTCTTAGAATCTTGGTTGCGAAAATTCTTGTCGATCTGCACTTGAAATGATGGAACAGAAGATATCTGAACAGAAACATAATCGCAGCGTGTGGAAAAcaaagctttttatttatttaataaccaTGAGTATTTTATTATACAATGCCCTGAATCATACAATGGCATTGAATATTAGGATTATGCTTGCTCTGCTACACTCACACGTGTTAGGTGCATATTCGACTAGCTATCCCGGAGCACTGGGCTTCAGAGCTGAAGCTCAACGAACGGTGAAGAGAGCTTTGCCTGACAGAAATGACATTCATATGAATAATACAAGGAATCTAAATAGCATGCAGTTATGAATGCCGTCCACCATAGCGTCTCTGCCTCTGCTGATAGGAAGTTAAGGCCTCTATAAACTCAGCTTTTCCAAAGTCAGGCCAGAGCGCTTCTGCAAAGAAAAGCTCAGTGTAGGCCAGTTGCCACAGTAAGAAATTGCTGATCCTAAGTTCTCCGCTGGTTCTTATCAATAAATCAGGACATGGATACTGGGCACAATTTGTTTCCAACTCCTGTTCAAGTAGGCTTTCATCGATGTCTTCCAACTGAACAATACCATCCTTCACCTTGTGAGCAATGCTTTTGCATGCTTGTGTAACATCATATTTCCCGCTATAGCTGACTGCCAAGATGAGGTGGAGTCTGCAATTGTCTCTCGTCTTCTCCTCTATATCACTTATCAGTTTCTTTAGAGACTCTGGGAGCCTGGAGGAGTCTCCAATTGTAGAGACTCGAATACCCTTCCTGTGATTAGCAAAAGAAGCATCAAGACCAGTAAATGTGACGATAATAAATCAAACTGATAGACACCTTTCaatgtttatgttattttcaaatGGCTTTGTATGGCATTTCTACGGCAGTGATGccataaacatgaaataatattCACTGGTTATTATTCATTTGATCACTCCTCAACATTTCGATTCAAATTCACACATTCATTATATCGCCTACACACAAATCAAGCCAAACTTCTGTCAATCAGAGAGGATCTACGATTAGGTTGACACTAAAACATGCTGTTGATCATATAAAGGAACCTTTTTTTGGAGCAAAACTTTTATCCAGAACTATCTTTGGATAGAAAGTCCAGACCTTATTATATGTAAACTAGACAAAAATATGAAGACACTGGATAGATGGTAAGAGAATGGACTAGCAGATAGAGAGCTACCTCATAAAGTTATCCAACTCGGACTGCAACATCCTTTCAAATAAACTCAACAAGAAAACAACCTCCATCTGCACTACAGCAAGTTAATCCACTCCTCACTTCCCTGTCTTACAAACTC is a window encoding:
- the LOC7478535 gene encoding cis-prenyltransferase 4, chloroplastic, with translation MQSLNFPTPIYNNNIPTPQKANHFLFRNRRDQTPRFPTLLLAAEHDLALKDEENKGGAVVPLPEGLRREVMPRHVAVIMDGNAKWARQRGFSAASAGHEAGGRSLRELVKSCCEWGIRVLTVFAFSYDNWTRPKMEVVFLLSLFERMLQSELDNFMRKGIRVSTIGDSSRLPESLKKLISDIEEKTRDNCRLHLILAVSYSGKYDVTQACKSIAHKVKDGIVQLEDIDESLLEQELETNCAQYPCPDLLIRTSGELRISNFLLWQLAYTELFFAEALWPDFGKAEFIEALTSYQQRQRRYGGRHS